One part of the Dysidea avara chromosome 10, odDysAvar1.4, whole genome shotgun sequence genome encodes these proteins:
- the LOC136236827 gene encoding paired box protein Pax-6-like, with translation MAEKTADEPATEQELSKTQGKKDGHPPVEGFSCARTTPKSLQMTLASFQTPSLVKEEPTAATVQAATKQRHHSAFSFESISSEEEYSRKAPEDRVEEKGKEKRSGTRKRFSDEDLAVLEETSEKIKHPYEFLVTKLANDLNTSEQKVLRWFSARRLRWRQERDLEEQTRSGLRSPQASSSSRTRSPSKSSVRKK, from the coding sequence ATGGCGGAGAAAACTGCTGACGAACCAGCGACCGAGCAAGAATTGAGCAAAACGCAGGGTAAAAAGGATGGACATCCACCAGTGGAAGGCTTTTCTTGTGCTAGAACAACCCCAAAGAGCTTACAAATGACTTTAGCATCATTCCAAACACCCTCACTGGTGAAGGAGGAGCCTACTGCAGCTACAGTCCAGGCGGCTACTAAACAACGTCACCATAGTGCCTTCAGCTTTGAGTCAATTAGCAGTGAAGAGGAATATTCTCGTAAAGCACCAGAAGACAGGGTAGAGGAGAAGGGAAAAGAGAAGAGGTCAGGCACAAGAAAACGCTTTAGTGATGAAGACTTAGCAGTATTGGAAGAGACATCTGAGAAAATAAAACATCCATACGAATTTTTGGTTACAAAGCTTGCAAATGACTTGAATACTTCAGAGCAAAAGGTGTTAAGATGGTTTTCAGCTAGAAGGTTGAGGTGGAGACAGGAAAGAGACTTGGAGGAGCAAACACGAAGTGGGTTGCGCTCCCCTCAAGCTTCCAGCTCTTCTAGGACACGTTCACCTTCCAAGTCCTCTGTTAGGAAGAAGTGA